CGGGTCAGTGGAAGTCGTGACTGCGGATCGACAAGGTGGATCGGGTTCCGGGCTGGGGGGCGCCGTCGCGGTGATCGTCGGGTGCGGCCGGCAGGTCGGGGAGCCAGAAGCGCTGCGCGATGATGTGCACCACGTGCTGCTGTGACTGGATGGTGCCGCTGACGCCCAGGAAGGAGGTGGTGAGGATGGTGGGGCGGTACTGCCGAAACACCTTCGACCACACCACCAGGTTCACGAAGCCGGTTTCGTCCTCCAGGGTCATGAACACCACCCCGGCCGCGGTGCCGGGGCGCTGCCGGCAGATCACCAGCCCGGCGTAGGACACCTCGCTGCCGTTCGGCATGGCGATCACCTCGCTGGCGGCCGGCAGCGA
This portion of the Spirochaetaceae bacterium genome encodes:
- a CDS encoding OB-fold nucleic acid binding domain-containing protein, with amino-acid sequence LWEVLGAARRRGRGAPLRLHAPEVELRFAPLDQFAAIAWDYAAAEHSTRGHPLEPLRGRLTACSLPAASEVIAMPNGSEVSYAGLVICRQRPGTAAGVVFMTLEDETGFVNLVVWSKVFRQYRPTILTTSFLGVSGTIQSQQHVVHIIAQRFWLPDLPAAPDDHRDGAPQPGTRSTLSIRSHDFH